Below is a genomic region from Neisseria zoodegmatis.
CCGTCGGTGGTGTACGGGCGCGGCGGGGTGAGTTGCGAGCTGTTTATTACGTTGGCGAAACTGCCTTTATTGGCGATGCCTGCGGGTGGGCGTTTCGATTTGCAGCCCGTGCATGTGGCGGACGTGGCCGAGGGTTTGGCCAATCTGGCGGAAAATCCGGCCGAACACGGCACGGTGGTCAATATGACCGGCGGCCGCGCGCTGACTTTGGCGGATTATTTCAATGCTTTGCGTCAAAGCTTGCACAAAAAGCCGCCGCAAAAAATGATTGCGCTGCCGTTGTCGTGGATTAAACCGTTGTTGCCGTTGGCGAATGTGGTTAGTAATGGTGTGCTTAGCCCGAGCAGTATTGCATTGCTGGAGCAGGGTTCATGCGCGGATAACGGGGCGTTTGCTTCTCTGTTGGGCCGCGAACCGCTGAGGCCGGAAGATTTTGCCGGTAGGATTTGAACGGGCAAACGGTAGCAAAAAAGCGGGCATCTATAATGCCCGCTTTGCTTTGGATGAGGCCGAGATCTTTGCAAAACCCCCATCTGCGGCGCATTTCTGCGTTGTGCGCTGCTCGCTCGTTTGCCTATCTATATGATATGTCTGCACTCGCTGTGCTGCTACGTCTTGAACTGCATCCACATCTGAGGGTTTTGCAAAGGTCTCAGGCCGTCTGAAAAAAGTTGATAAGTTTCAGACGGCCTCATATCGGTTGCCCGGCTAAACCGGATAAGCAGACGCCGATTTACAGATACACAATCTCGCCGCTACGCCCTTTGCTGGCTT
It encodes:
- a CDS encoding sugar nucleotide-binding protein yields the protein MNVLILGGNGFIGRRAAAILRERGHEVVAAGRKECDYLRLDEAAVRSLLRGKDVVVNAVGVMSRHADILEQVHHRAPEQLAQWAEQEGVSRWVQLSALGADAQSGIAFVGSKGRGDRAVYASGVQVSIARPSVVYGRGGVSCELFITLAKLPLLAMPAGGRFDLQPVHVADVAEGLANLAENPAEHGTVVNMTGGRALTLADYFNALRQSLHKKPPQKMIALPLSWIKPLLPLANVVSNGVLSPSSIALLEQGSCADNGAFASLLGREPLRPEDFAGRI
- a CDS encoding lipoprotein signal peptidase; the protein is MQNPHLRRISALCAARSFAYLYDMSALAVLLRLELHPHLRVLQRSQAV